One window of the Arthrobacter sp. zg-Y919 genome contains the following:
- a CDS encoding glycerophosphodiester phosphodiesterase family protein, whose amino-acid sequence MATYSYFRAPRDQATANPEPSPAPIALAHRGFSPDGFENTLAAFRAAAELGISYLETDVRTSRDGVLMAFHDETIDRISGSTVGRISQLSREELNGVLVGGAERIPTFEELLTEWPQMRLNVDVKDAAGSALLAALIEKHSAHDRVLVASFSDLRRLRTLRRLNRTAASSAGSALTAALRLLAPLGVAGFLARMGRFQCVQVPLRFGPIRVVTPGFIRSCHRAGIQVHVWTVNDAPTMNMLLDLGVDGIVSDRSDILIDVLKNRGQWR is encoded by the coding sequence TTGGCAACCTATTCATACTTCCGTGCTCCCCGGGACCAGGCGACAGCGAATCCGGAACCCTCGCCGGCACCCATCGCGCTGGCCCACCGCGGCTTTTCCCCGGACGGTTTCGAGAACACGCTCGCGGCGTTCCGTGCCGCTGCGGAGCTGGGGATCAGCTATCTGGAAACGGATGTGCGCACCAGCCGTGACGGCGTCCTCATGGCTTTCCACGACGAAACCATTGACCGGATTTCCGGCTCCACAGTGGGCAGGATCAGCCAGCTGAGCCGGGAAGAACTCAACGGCGTACTGGTCGGCGGGGCGGAACGGATCCCGACCTTTGAGGAACTCCTGACCGAATGGCCGCAGATGCGGTTGAACGTTGACGTCAAGGACGCGGCCGGATCAGCGCTGCTGGCCGCACTGATCGAAAAACACTCCGCGCATGACCGGGTGCTCGTGGCGTCCTTTTCCGATCTCCGCCGGCTCCGCACCCTGCGCCGCCTGAACCGGACCGCCGCAAGCTCCGCCGGCAGTGCCCTTACCGCCGCGCTGCGCCTGCTCGCACCGCTTGGCGTGGCCGGATTCCTGGCCCGGATGGGCCGGTTCCAATGCGTCCAGGTTCCGCTCCGCTTCGGCCCCATCCGCGTGGTGACACCGGGCTTTATCCGCAGCTGCCACCGCGCCGGAATCCAGGTGCATGTCTGGACCGTGAACGACGCCCCGACCATGAACATGCTGCTGGACCTTGGCGTGGACGGGATCGTCTCGGACCGTTCGGACATCCTGATCGACGTCCTCAAGAACCGCGGGCAGTGGCGGTAG
- a CDS encoding glycerate kinase, translating into MRVVIAPDKFKGSLSAAEAAAAMGEGVLAVYPDADVTAVPVADGGEGTLDAALAAGAQSRTARVTGPLGREVTAVWALTEDTALIETARASGLALLDPTPEAALAATSYGSGQLILEALDAGARTIILGIGGSAMTDGGSGAMAALGIRILDDTGIPVPPGGAGLLRAASLDASGLDPRLAEVDLKIAADVTNPLLGPVGTAAVFSAQKGADAEAQAVLEEALGNWARLLQSATGVDVDIPGAGAAGGFPAGFLAFTKASLNPGFELLSSFTGLDAALRRCDLVLTGEGSLDAQSRYGKAPLAVAARARDAGIPVVAVAGRITLTPDELQEYGIVAAVSLLDVVQRPQDAMDQAAKYVAWATRQVLEGA; encoded by the coding sequence ATGCGCGTAGTCATTGCCCCGGACAAATTCAAAGGTTCCCTCAGTGCGGCGGAGGCCGCCGCAGCCATGGGAGAAGGCGTGCTGGCTGTCTACCCGGACGCCGACGTCACCGCGGTTCCCGTGGCGGACGGAGGCGAGGGCACCCTGGACGCCGCACTGGCCGCCGGTGCCCAGTCCCGCACCGCCCGTGTCACGGGACCGCTGGGCCGGGAGGTCACGGCAGTCTGGGCCCTCACCGAAGACACTGCCCTGATTGAAACCGCCCGGGCCAGCGGCCTGGCCCTGCTGGATCCCACGCCCGAAGCCGCCCTGGCGGCCACCAGCTACGGCAGCGGCCAGCTGATTCTCGAAGCCCTGGACGCCGGAGCGCGCACCATCATCCTGGGTATCGGTGGTTCGGCCATGACCGACGGCGGTTCCGGCGCGATGGCTGCACTTGGAATCCGGATCCTCGACGACACGGGGATCCCGGTACCTCCCGGGGGAGCGGGCCTGCTGCGCGCGGCATCCCTGGATGCTTCCGGCCTGGATCCGCGGCTGGCCGAGGTGGACCTGAAAATTGCTGCCGACGTGACGAATCCGCTCTTGGGCCCGGTTGGCACGGCAGCGGTGTTCAGTGCGCAGAAGGGTGCCGATGCCGAGGCGCAGGCGGTCCTCGAAGAGGCGCTGGGCAACTGGGCCCGGCTGCTGCAGTCCGCCACCGGCGTCGACGTCGATATCCCCGGTGCCGGCGCGGCAGGCGGTTTCCCCGCCGGGTTCCTGGCGTTTACCAAGGCATCGCTGAATCCCGGCTTTGAACTGCTCAGCAGCTTCACCGGACTGGACGCAGCGCTCCGCCGCTGCGACCTTGTGCTTACCGGGGAAGGATCACTGGACGCGCAGTCCCGCTACGGCAAGGCGCCCCTGGCCGTGGCTGCCCGCGCCCGGGATGCGGGGATCCCCGTGGTTGCCGTCGCGGGCAGGATCACCCTCACCCCCGACGAGCTGCAGGAATACGGCATCGTGGCGGCCGTGAGCCTGCTGGACGTGGTGCAGCGGCCGCAGGACGCCATGGACCAGGCCGCCAAGTACGTTGCCTGGGCCACCCGCCAGGTCCTGGAAGGGGCCTGA
- a CDS encoding solute carrier family 23 protein, which translates to MSRFGTDWTLHGDGKTIQPGTYVAPEERLSWPRTIGIGSQHVVAMFGATFLVPLLTGFPPATTLLFSGIGTILFLIITAGRVPSYLGSSFAFIAPIGAATNAHGPGGALGGIIMAGFVLFLVGLAAQVAGTRWIQVLMPPVVTGTIVALIGLNLAGSARDNFEQGPLTATVTVVVILLTTVLFKGFLGRLSILVGVVAGYITAMLQGEVDFQAIGDAAWIGLPEFMTPTFHFSVIGLFVPVVLVLVAENIGHVKSVAAMTRRDLDPYAGRALMADGLATMLAGSGGGSATTTYAENIGVMAASRVYSTAAYWVAGIVAILLSLFPKFGAMIATVPGGVLGGAGVVLYGMIGILGVRIWVDNRVNFSNPINLSTAGLGLIIAIANFTWIVGGLEFGGIALGTGATLIAYHGMQAIARWRGTDPDEPQEDAGAKPSRLG; encoded by the coding sequence ATGAGCAGATTCGGCACGGACTGGACCCTTCACGGAGACGGTAAAACCATCCAGCCGGGTACCTACGTTGCTCCGGAGGAGCGGTTGAGCTGGCCGCGGACCATTGGCATCGGTTCCCAGCACGTGGTGGCCATGTTCGGCGCGACGTTCCTCGTGCCGCTGCTGACCGGTTTTCCGCCGGCCACTACCCTGCTGTTCTCGGGTATCGGCACCATCCTGTTCCTCATCATCACGGCGGGCAGGGTTCCCAGCTATCTGGGCTCCAGCTTTGCGTTCATTGCTCCGATTGGTGCAGCCACCAATGCGCATGGTCCCGGTGGGGCGCTGGGCGGCATCATCATGGCTGGCTTTGTCCTGTTCCTGGTGGGCCTTGCGGCACAGGTTGCCGGTACCCGGTGGATCCAGGTCCTGATGCCGCCGGTGGTCACCGGCACCATCGTGGCCCTGATCGGGCTCAACCTTGCCGGGTCGGCGCGGGATAACTTTGAGCAGGGACCGCTCACCGCCACCGTCACCGTAGTGGTGATCCTGTTGACCACCGTCCTGTTCAAGGGGTTCCTGGGCCGCTTGTCGATCCTGGTGGGCGTAGTGGCGGGCTACATCACCGCCATGCTCCAGGGCGAGGTGGACTTCCAGGCCATCGGCGACGCGGCCTGGATCGGGCTGCCCGAATTCATGACCCCCACCTTCCATTTCTCGGTGATCGGCCTTTTCGTTCCGGTGGTCCTGGTGCTGGTGGCGGAGAACATCGGGCATGTGAAGTCCGTGGCAGCGATGACCCGCCGCGACCTGGACCCGTATGCCGGCCGGGCACTGATGGCCGATGGCCTGGCCACCATGCTGGCTGGATCCGGCGGCGGTTCCGCCACCACCACCTATGCGGAAAACATCGGCGTCATGGCCGCCTCCCGGGTGTACTCCACGGCTGCGTACTGGGTGGCCGGCATTGTCGCCATCCTGCTCAGCCTGTTCCCGAAATTCGGCGCGATGATCGCCACGGTTCCCGGCGGCGTGCTGGGCGGCGCCGGCGTCGTCCTCTACGGCATGATCGGCATCCTGGGCGTGCGTATCTGGGTGGACAACCGCGTGAACTTCTCGAACCCGATCAACCTCTCCACCGCGGGGTTGGGCCTGATCATTGCCATCGCGAACTTCACCTGGATTGTGGGCGGGCTGGAATTCGGCGGCATTGCGCTGGGCACCGGCGCCACCCTGATCGCCTACCACGGCATGCAGGCGATCGCCCGCTGGCGGGGAACCGATCCGGACGAGCCGCAGGAGGATGCCGGGGCCAAGCCCAGCAGGCTCGGCTAG
- a CDS encoding SDR family NAD(P)-dependent oxidoreductase, whose protein sequence is MGISVSGRVVLITGAAMGMGRLYAERAVREGAAAVVLWDLNAQALSDTAGELRGLGGSAIYPYAVDVASLPDITATAEQVIREAGVPDILINNAGIVRGKYFWEHAPEADIDAVMQVNTLAPMQVTRAFLPGMIERRTPARILNVASASGTLSVPKMSVYTASKWAVIGWSDSLRLELAESGNGHVAVTTLIPSYIKTGMFEGARGPLLTPLMEPQYVVDKAWEALLAGKARLQLPWTVALGSALRNVLPQPAWDVVAGRVFKVYQSMDHFTGRKPAAPDAAASGSTQS, encoded by the coding sequence ATGGGCATTTCAGTTTCAGGACGAGTAGTCCTCATTACCGGGGCAGCCATGGGCATGGGACGCCTCTACGCAGAGCGCGCCGTGCGCGAAGGGGCGGCAGCGGTGGTGCTCTGGGACCTCAATGCGCAGGCCCTTTCCGACACCGCCGGGGAACTGCGCGGACTCGGTGGATCCGCCATTTACCCCTACGCGGTGGACGTTGCCTCCCTGCCGGACATTACGGCCACAGCCGAGCAGGTCATCCGGGAGGCCGGCGTTCCGGACATCCTGATTAACAATGCCGGGATTGTGCGCGGCAAGTACTTCTGGGAACACGCACCGGAGGCGGACATTGATGCCGTGATGCAGGTCAACACGCTCGCCCCCATGCAGGTGACCCGTGCCTTCCTGCCCGGCATGATCGAGCGCCGCACACCGGCGCGCATCCTGAACGTCGCCTCCGCCTCCGGCACGCTGTCCGTGCCGAAAATGAGTGTGTACACCGCGTCGAAGTGGGCCGTTATTGGCTGGAGCGACTCGCTGCGCCTGGAACTGGCCGAGTCCGGCAACGGCCATGTTGCCGTGACCACGCTGATTCCCAGCTACATCAAGACCGGGATGTTTGAAGGTGCCCGTGGACCGCTGCTGACGCCGCTGATGGAACCGCAGTACGTGGTCGACAAGGCATGGGAGGCACTCCTCGCCGGGAAGGCACGGCTCCAGCTCCCGTGGACAGTGGCCCTGGGCAGCGCACTGCGCAATGTGCTGCCGCAGCCGGCCTGGGACGTGGTGGCCGGACGGGTCTTTAAGGTGTACCAATCCATGGACCACTTCACCGGCCGGAAACCGGCTGCCCCGGACGCCGCAGCTTCCGGAAGCACCCAGTCATGA
- a CDS encoding aldehyde dehydrogenase family protein → MSEMVSAFSPDAAVGAVPAVLARLRESFDSGRTRPLAWRREQLQGLVRLFAEREQDLAEALAADLGKNPLESYVTELSLVRAEAEHALKHLETWVRSKRVPVPLGLQPASARTEPRPLGVVLIIGPWNYPVQLVLAPLVGALAAGNAAVLKPSELAPATSAVLADLLPRYVDPAAVAVVEGGQEASTALLKERFDSIFFTGGERVGRIVLQAAAEHLTPVTLELGGKSPAVVLDGNWAAVARRLVFGKLLNAGQTCVAPDYVLVTQEAAPALKKHLVRAVAEQFGKDPSRSRDLGRIVNEAHWERLVGLLDSGTVLSGGRSDRGSLYLEPTILTDVAPDSPVMQEEIFGPILPVLEVRDLAEAMKFINSRPVPLAAYLYSDSAADRKAFEAGVRAGSINHNASTVQLAVPGLPFGGAGASGTGAYHGRYSFDTFSQLRPVFTKGTLLDTLRFAYPPYTGLKKRILRRLL, encoded by the coding sequence ATGAGCGAAATGGTGTCTGCGTTCTCCCCTGATGCCGCCGTTGGTGCCGTTCCTGCCGTGCTGGCCCGCCTGCGGGAATCCTTTGATTCCGGCCGTACCCGGCCACTGGCATGGCGGCGGGAACAGCTCCAGGGACTGGTCCGCCTCTTCGCTGAACGGGAACAGGACTTGGCGGAGGCACTGGCAGCAGACCTGGGCAAGAATCCGCTGGAAAGCTACGTCACTGAGCTTTCACTGGTGCGGGCCGAAGCGGAACACGCCCTGAAGCATCTGGAAACGTGGGTCCGCAGCAAACGCGTTCCGGTCCCGCTGGGGCTGCAGCCGGCGTCGGCCCGGACCGAACCCCGGCCGTTGGGCGTGGTGCTGATCATCGGTCCCTGGAACTATCCCGTGCAGCTGGTCCTGGCACCGCTGGTCGGCGCGCTGGCCGCAGGCAACGCGGCCGTGCTCAAGCCCAGCGAACTCGCCCCGGCGACGTCGGCCGTGCTGGCGGACCTGCTGCCGCGCTATGTGGACCCCGCCGCCGTGGCCGTGGTCGAGGGCGGGCAGGAGGCAAGCACCGCCCTGTTGAAGGAACGGTTCGATTCGATCTTCTTCACCGGTGGGGAACGTGTGGGCCGGATTGTGCTGCAGGCAGCCGCCGAACACCTGACCCCGGTCACCCTGGAACTGGGCGGAAAATCCCCGGCCGTGGTACTGGACGGCAACTGGGCCGCCGTCGCCCGCCGCCTGGTGTTCGGGAAGCTGCTCAACGCCGGGCAGACCTGCGTGGCCCCTGACTATGTCCTGGTGACGCAGGAGGCCGCCCCGGCCCTGAAAAAGCACCTGGTCCGCGCAGTTGCGGAACAGTTCGGCAAGGATCCGTCCCGGAGCAGGGACCTGGGCCGGATCGTCAATGAAGCGCACTGGGAACGGCTGGTGGGACTACTGGACAGCGGAACGGTCCTGTCCGGCGGACGCAGCGACCGCGGCAGCCTGTACCTGGAACCGACCATCCTCACGGATGTGGCTCCGGATTCGCCGGTGATGCAGGAGGAAATCTTCGGCCCCATCCTGCCGGTCCTTGAGGTCCGGGACCTGGCGGAGGCAATGAAGTTCATCAATTCCCGCCCGGTGCCGCTGGCCGCGTACCTGTACAGCGACTCCGCCGCGGACCGGAAGGCGTTCGAAGCAGGGGTGCGGGCCGGCAGCATCAACCACAATGCCAGCACCGTGCAGCTGGCCGTGCCGGGCCTGCCGTTCGGCGGTGCGGGCGCCAGCGGCACCGGTGCGTACCACGGCAGGTATTCCTTCGATACGTTCAGCCAGCTGCGGCCGGTCTTCACCAAGGGCACCCTGTTGGATACCCTCCGCTTCGCATACCCGCCCTATACGGGGCTGAAGAAACGGATCCTGCGCCGGCTCCTCTGA
- the pgm gene encoding phosphoglucomutase (alpha-D-glucose-1,6-bisphosphate-dependent), translating into MSNRAGQRAEPSDLVDLTALLDAYYDVVPDPANVAQRVAFGTSGHRGSSLNGAFNEQHIAAITQAIVEYRTSAGITGPLFMGKDTHALSEPAQNTALEVLAANGVNVQIDARNGFTPTPAVSHAILRHNATRTEQADGIVVTPSHNPPADGGFKYNPPTGGPAGSDITNWIADRANELLENGLAGVRRIPLGEARLADSVGTYDFLAHYVEDLPAVLNLDAIRSAGLHIGADPLGGASVDYWGAIAERHHLNLTVVNPNVDPQWAFMTLDWDEKIRMDCSSPYAMASLISRAADYDIATGNDADADRHGIVTPDAGLMNPNHYLATAIDYLYRNRSGWSSDAMVGKTLVSSSMIDRVTADLGRVLMEVPVGFKWFVPGLLSGEAAFGGEESAGASFLRLDGQPWSTDKDGILLALLASEMTAVTGKTPSQRYRELTNQFGDPEYARVDAPATRDQKAALAKLSPSDVTATTLAGEEITARLTEAPGNGAPIGGLKVTTENAWFAARPSGTEDVYKIYAESFKGEEHLHQVQAEAKAIVDGVIS; encoded by the coding sequence ATGTCTAATCGTGCCGGCCAGCGTGCCGAACCTTCCGACCTTGTAGATCTCACTGCGCTTTTGGACGCCTATTACGACGTCGTCCCGGATCCAGCCAACGTTGCACAGCGCGTGGCGTTCGGAACCTCCGGGCACCGGGGCTCCTCCCTCAACGGTGCCTTTAACGAGCAGCACATTGCCGCCATTACCCAGGCGATCGTGGAGTACCGCACGTCAGCGGGCATCACCGGACCGCTGTTCATGGGCAAGGACACGCATGCACTGTCCGAACCGGCACAGAACACGGCACTTGAGGTCCTGGCCGCCAACGGCGTGAACGTACAGATCGACGCGCGCAACGGCTTCACGCCCACCCCCGCCGTCAGCCACGCCATCCTCCGGCACAATGCCACCCGGACCGAGCAGGCCGACGGCATTGTGGTCACCCCGTCACACAACCCGCCCGCGGACGGCGGCTTCAAGTACAACCCGCCCACCGGCGGGCCGGCCGGTTCCGATATCACCAACTGGATTGCGGACCGCGCCAACGAGCTGCTGGAAAACGGCCTGGCCGGCGTCCGCCGCATCCCCCTCGGCGAAGCGCGCCTGGCGGACTCGGTGGGAACCTACGACTTCCTGGCGCACTATGTGGAAGACCTCCCCGCGGTCCTGAACCTCGACGCCATCCGCAGTGCAGGACTCCACATCGGCGCCGATCCCCTGGGCGGTGCCTCCGTGGACTACTGGGGCGCCATCGCCGAGCGGCACCACCTGAACCTGACCGTGGTCAACCCCAACGTGGACCCGCAGTGGGCCTTCATGACCCTGGACTGGGACGAGAAGATCCGCATGGACTGCTCCTCCCCGTACGCCATGGCATCCCTGATTTCGCGGGCCGCGGACTACGACATTGCCACCGGCAACGACGCCGACGCCGACCGGCACGGCATTGTCACCCCGGACGCGGGGCTGATGAACCCGAACCACTACCTCGCAACCGCCATCGACTACCTGTACCGCAACCGCTCCGGCTGGAGTTCCGACGCCATGGTGGGCAAGACCCTCGTCTCCTCGTCCATGATCGACCGCGTCACCGCCGATCTGGGCCGGGTCCTGATGGAGGTTCCGGTCGGCTTCAAGTGGTTCGTGCCCGGGTTGCTCTCCGGCGAAGCCGCTTTCGGCGGCGAGGAGTCCGCCGGCGCTTCCTTCCTCCGCCTCGACGGCCAGCCGTGGAGCACTGACAAGGACGGCATCCTGCTGGCCCTGCTGGCCTCGGAGATGACGGCAGTGACCGGCAAGACCCCGTCCCAGCGCTACCGCGAGCTGACAAACCAGTTCGGCGATCCCGAGTACGCCCGCGTGGACGCACCGGCCACCCGGGACCAGAAGGCAGCGCTGGCCAAGCTCTCGCCGTCGGACGTCACCGCCACCACCCTGGCCGGCGAAGAGATCACGGCCCGCCTGACCGAGGCACCCGGCAATGGGGCACCCATCGGCGGGTTGAAGGTGACCACCGAGAATGCCTGGTTCGCGGCGCGGCCCTCCGGTACCGAGGATGTCTACAAGATCTACGCCGAGTCCTTCAAGGGCGAGGAGCATCTGCACCAGGTCCAGGCCGAAGCCAAGGCCATCGTGGACGGCGTCATTTCCTAG
- a CDS encoding cobalamin-independent methionine synthase II family protein, which produces MRKSTDRILTTHAGSLPRTPELLAANAAREADPADTGGYAELLQAAVADLVARQLKAGIDIPNDGEYGHAMSADVDYGAWWSYSFSRLAGLSVAETGIWDMGPHRSEPGSVVLTSFGDRRDRQRFSAAYSDPSSGITTGAQKVFPKVTGPVEYTGYDAVANDIANLKAGLASAGLTEGFLASLSPGSCSRIANEYYATEEEFIYACADAMHEEYLAIADAGLIVQIDDPSIAENWDQINPEPSVEDYLRFTQVRVEALNYALRGIPEEQVRFHLCWGSWHGPHTTDIEFRHLVDTLLRINAGGYSFEAGNVRHEHEWRVWEDTKLPDGKVILPGVVSHATNVVEHPELVADRIERFAGLVGRENIIASTDCGLGGRVHPQIAAAKLEALGEGARLASSRLW; this is translated from the coding sequence ATGCGCAAAAGCACTGACCGCATTTTGACCACCCACGCCGGTTCCCTTCCCCGTACTCCTGAACTGCTGGCCGCGAATGCGGCACGCGAAGCCGATCCCGCAGACACCGGGGGGTACGCGGAGCTGCTGCAGGCCGCCGTCGCCGACCTGGTGGCCCGCCAGCTGAAGGCCGGCATCGACATTCCGAACGACGGCGAATACGGCCACGCAATGTCCGCCGACGTCGACTACGGGGCCTGGTGGTCCTATTCCTTCTCCCGGCTCGCCGGCCTGAGCGTGGCCGAAACGGGAATCTGGGACATGGGGCCGCACCGCTCCGAACCGGGCAGTGTGGTCCTCACCAGCTTCGGCGACCGCCGCGACCGGCAACGCTTTTCCGCGGCCTACTCCGACCCGTCGTCGGGCATCACCACGGGCGCGCAGAAGGTCTTCCCGAAGGTCACGGGCCCGGTGGAATACACGGGGTACGACGCCGTGGCGAACGACATTGCCAACCTCAAGGCGGGACTGGCGTCGGCGGGGCTGACGGAAGGCTTCCTGGCGTCACTGTCCCCCGGGTCCTGTTCCCGGATTGCCAACGAGTACTACGCCACCGAGGAAGAGTTCATTTACGCGTGTGCGGACGCCATGCACGAGGAATACCTGGCCATTGCCGACGCCGGGCTGATTGTCCAGATCGATGACCCGTCCATCGCGGAGAACTGGGACCAGATCAATCCCGAACCGTCCGTCGAGGACTACCTGAGGTTCACGCAGGTCCGTGTGGAGGCCCTGAACTACGCCCTGCGCGGCATCCCGGAGGAACAGGTCCGGTTCCACCTATGCTGGGGCTCCTGGCACGGGCCGCACACCACGGACATCGAGTTCCGGCATCTGGTGGACACCCTGCTCCGGATCAACGCGGGCGGCTACAGCTTTGAAGCCGGAAACGTGCGGCACGAGCACGAATGGCGGGTCTGGGAGGACACCAAACTGCCGGACGGCAAGGTCATCCTCCCCGGCGTCGTCTCCCATGCCACCAACGTGGTGGAGCATCCGGAACTGGTGGCGGACCGGATCGAGCGTTTCGCCGGGCTGGTGGGACGGGAAAACATCATTGCCTCCACTGACTGCGGGCTGGGCGGACGGGTGCATCCCCAGATCGCGGCCGCCAAACTCGAGGCCCTGGGCGAGGGTGCCCGGCTGGCAAGCAGCCGGCTCTGGTAA
- a CDS encoding peptide MFS transporter yields the protein MSHTPSTPGVKEARKTFFGHPRMLANLFSVELWERFSFYGMQGILLYYMYYSTTDGGLGIDEAIAVSLVGAYGGGVYLSTILGAWLADRVFGAERVLFYAAALVMLGHISLAVLPGAVGLAAGLILIALGSGGVKANATSLVGTLYDEKDQRRDAGFSIFYMGINIGALIGPILTGLAWTEYGFHYGFGLAAIGMAIGLVQYGVTRKNLPESAHHVANPLPKQQYMKVGLIAVAGLVVIALAVVFNILTAKNLAVVMAAVAIVASVAYFVIILSSKKVNQVERRRVYSFMPLFIASAAFWALFQQQFTVVAMYADTSLNRSIFGWEMPPSWVQSINPVFIIIFAAVFAGVWTKMGDRQPSSPLKFAMGLAVMGLAFLAFIPFSGGAPNSTPLLAMAGILLLFTFAELFLSPIGLSVATKLAPEVFRTQMVALFFLSVSLGTTLAGWLAQFYDPATEVSYFTFSGVTAIILGIALAAATPSIKKLMGGVR from the coding sequence GTGAGCCATACCCCCAGTACCCCAGGCGTAAAAGAAGCGCGTAAAACCTTCTTCGGCCATCCCCGGATGTTGGCCAACCTCTTCAGTGTTGAGCTGTGGGAGCGATTCTCCTTCTACGGCATGCAGGGCATCCTGCTGTACTACATGTACTACAGCACCACCGACGGCGGCCTCGGCATCGACGAAGCCATCGCCGTCTCCCTGGTCGGTGCGTATGGCGGTGGCGTGTACCTCTCCACCATCCTCGGTGCATGGCTGGCGGACCGCGTCTTCGGCGCCGAACGGGTGCTGTTCTACGCCGCCGCACTGGTCATGCTGGGCCACATTTCCCTGGCCGTGCTTCCCGGCGCCGTCGGACTGGCCGCGGGCCTGATCCTGATCGCCCTGGGTTCCGGCGGCGTCAAGGCCAATGCGACATCGCTCGTCGGCACCTTGTACGACGAGAAGGACCAGCGGCGCGACGCCGGCTTCTCCATCTTCTACATGGGCATCAACATCGGTGCCCTGATCGGCCCGATCCTGACCGGTCTGGCCTGGACCGAGTACGGCTTCCACTACGGCTTCGGCCTGGCCGCCATCGGCATGGCCATCGGTCTGGTGCAGTACGGCGTAACCCGCAAGAACCTGCCCGAATCCGCACATCATGTAGCCAACCCGCTCCCGAAGCAGCAGTACATGAAGGTCGGGCTCATTGCCGTGGCCGGTCTGGTTGTTATTGCGCTGGCCGTTGTCTTCAACATCCTGACCGCCAAGAACCTCGCCGTGGTCATGGCGGCCGTGGCCATCGTGGCTTCCGTCGCCTACTTCGTCATCATCCTCAGCAGCAAGAAGGTGAACCAGGTGGAACGCCGCCGGGTGTACTCCTTCATGCCGCTCTTTATTGCCAGCGCTGCGTTCTGGGCCTTGTTCCAGCAGCAGTTCACGGTGGTTGCCATGTACGCGGACACCTCCCTGAACCGCAGCATCTTCGGCTGGGAAATGCCGCCGAGCTGGGTGCAGTCCATTAACCCGGTCTTCATCATCATCTTCGCCGCGGTCTTCGCCGGTGTGTGGACCAAGATGGGCGACCGCCAGCCGTCCTCCCCGCTGAAGTTCGCCATGGGCCTGGCCGTGATGGGCCTCGCCTTCCTGGCCTTCATTCCGTTCTCCGGAGGTGCCCCGAACAGCACCCCGCTGCTGGCCATGGCCGGGATCCTGCTGCTGTTCACCTTCGCTGAACTGTTCCTGTCCCCGATCGGCCTGTCGGTGGCAACCAAGCTGGCTCCGGAAGTCTTCCGGACCCAGATGGTGGCCCTGTTCTTCCTGTCCGTCTCCCTGGGCACCACCCTGGCCGGCTGGCTGGCACAGTTCTACGATCCCGCAACCGAAGTCAGCTACTTCACCTTCAGCGGCGTCACCGCAATCATCCTGGGCATTGCCCTTGCCGCGGCGACACCGTCGATCAAGAAGCTCATGGGCGGCGTGCGCTAG